A window from Erythrobacter sp. YJ-T3-07 encodes these proteins:
- a CDS encoding oxidoreductase, with translation MSGFTFDDIPDQTGRTALVTGANTGIGFHIAEMLAKNGAKVLLGCRNRDKAESARQDLLKLAPGADIEIVELDLADMASVRAAAEGIESLDLLVNNAGIMWAPHAIGTGGAEMHFAVNHLGHFALTSLLLPALAKGKNPRVVVQSSIAHRPASIDFENLAGEQGYALQKFYGQSKLANLMFALELDRRLRAAGSPIASIACHPGVAKTELTRQVGWAKLVMPVAAPLLNTAKQGALPALQAATDPDAQGGDYYGPYGFMEARGATSGRAVATATARDPLLAARLWEISKDMTGVDPHLQPAT, from the coding sequence ATGAGCGGTTTCACCTTCGACGATATTCCGGACCAGACCGGGCGCACCGCGCTGGTCACCGGCGCGAATACGGGCATCGGGTTCCATATCGCGGAGATGCTGGCGAAGAACGGCGCGAAGGTGCTGCTGGGCTGCCGCAACCGCGACAAGGCGGAAAGCGCGCGGCAGGACCTGCTGAAGCTGGCACCGGGTGCCGATATCGAGATCGTGGAACTGGATCTGGCCGACATGGCATCGGTCCGCGCCGCTGCCGAGGGGATCGAAAGCCTCGACCTGCTGGTCAATAATGCCGGGATCATGTGGGCCCCCCATGCGATCGGCACGGGTGGGGCGGAGATGCACTTCGCGGTCAATCATCTGGGCCATTTCGCGCTCACCAGCCTGCTGCTGCCCGCGCTCGCCAAGGGCAAGAACCCGCGCGTGGTGGTGCAGTCGAGCATCGCGCATCGCCCAGCCTCGATCGATTTCGAGAACCTTGCCGGGGAGCAGGGATACGCGCTCCAGAAATTCTACGGCCAGAGCAAGCTTGCCAACCTGATGTTCGCGCTGGAGCTGGACCGGCGGCTGCGCGCGGCGGGATCGCCGATTGCCAGCATCGCGTGCCATCCCGGCGTCGCGAAGACCGAGCTGACCCGGCAGGTCGGCTGGGCGAAACTGGTGATGCCGGTCGCCGCGCCGCTGCTCAACACAGCCAAGCAGGGCGCGCTGCCCGCGTTGCAGGCGGCGACCGACCCGGATGCGCAGGGCGGCGATTATTACGGGCCTTATGGCTTCATGGAGGCGAGGGGAGCGACATCGGGCAGGGCAGTCGCCACAGCCACTGCGCGCGATCCGCTGCTCGCCGCGCGGCTGTGGGAAATCTCCAAGGACATGACCGGGGTCGATCCTCACCTGCAGCCCGCGACCTGA
- a CDS encoding ribonuclease HII — protein sequence MFAENPLPDFVASCPPGALVVGVDEAGRGPLAGPVVASAVALCKPRPAGLDDSKKLGALKRSALDEQVRRRCAWGVAVIEPEEIDRLNIFGATMLAMTLAVTRVAQAMGRAPDMVLVDGNLTPSGRCEGWCWSARAIVGGDAKEPAISAASIVAKEWRDRLMIAAAREHPHYGWERNKGYGTAEHLNALREHGPCALHRRSFAPVAQQEMFA from the coding sequence ATGTTCGCAGAAAACCCTCTTCCCGATTTTGTGGCGTCATGCCCGCCCGGAGCGCTCGTCGTCGGGGTGGACGAGGCTGGGCGGGGGCCGCTCGCGGGCCCGGTGGTGGCCTCTGCGGTCGCTTTGTGCAAGCCGCGCCCGGCAGGGCTCGACGATTCCAAAAAGCTTGGGGCGCTCAAGCGTTCCGCGCTCGACGAACAGGTCAGGCGGCGCTGCGCCTGGGGGGTGGCGGTGATCGAGCCGGAGGAGATCGACCGGCTCAACATCTTCGGCGCGACCATGCTGGCGATGACGCTGGCGGTGACGCGGGTGGCGCAGGCGATGGGCCGCGCGCCCGACATGGTGCTGGTCGACGGCAACCTGACGCCTTCGGGCCGGTGCGAAGGCTGGTGCTGGTCCGCGCGCGCGATCGTGGGCGGGGATGCGAAAGAGCCTGCGATTTCCGCCGCCAGCATCGTCGCCAAGGAATGGCGCGACCGGCTGATGATCGCCGCCGCGCGCGAGCATCCGCATTACGGGTGGGAGCGGAACAAGGGATACGGGACCGCAGAGCATCTCAATGCATTGAGGGAGCATGGGCCATGCGCGCTGCACCGCCGCAGCTTCGCACCGGTCGCCCAGCAGGAGATGTTTGCATGA
- a CDS encoding PQQ-dependent sugar dehydrogenase: MTKSKFLSAVLATSAGLAISSCGNAGTGENAAASASSSPEASQPSETVGPFAVRDLGRFDEPWAAAFVPGTSIMVITEKAGTLEGYDTETGERWEIAGAPQVDYGGQGGLGDVAFLDSESADTLGTRTIYLSWVEAGSDDTRGAVVGRGQLVCETRAACAIEDLDVIWRQTPKVTGRGHYSHRIAFSPDGEYLFVSSGERQKQDPAQDTSNTLGTVVRLNLDGTAATGNPLADRGSPSDQIWSWGHRNLLGLQFDSAGRLWDLEHGPAGGDELNLVERGNNYGWPVRSNGDNYNGSPIPNHSADDGFTKPAIYWTPVIAPGDFLFYSGDMFADWQGDALIANLKEQNIVRVRMDGTKATEPARYDLGARLREIVEGPDGALYVLEDGEDARLRKLTPAK, translated from the coding sequence ATGACCAAGAGCAAATTTCTGAGCGCCGTGCTTGCTACCAGTGCAGGCCTTGCCATCTCAAGCTGCGGCAATGCCGGCACTGGGGAGAACGCGGCGGCATCCGCCTCCTCCAGCCCCGAGGCCAGCCAGCCGAGCGAGACCGTCGGCCCCTTCGCGGTACGCGATCTGGGCCGCTTCGACGAGCCGTGGGCCGCCGCTTTCGTCCCCGGCACCAGCATCATGGTGATTACCGAGAAGGCCGGGACGCTGGAAGGCTACGATACCGAGACTGGCGAGCGGTGGGAAATCGCAGGCGCACCGCAGGTCGATTACGGCGGCCAGGGCGGACTTGGCGATGTCGCGTTCCTCGACAGCGAGAGCGCGGATACGCTGGGCACCCGCACGATCTACCTCAGCTGGGTCGAAGCGGGCAGCGACGATACGCGCGGCGCAGTGGTCGGACGTGGTCAGCTGGTGTGCGAAACGCGCGCTGCCTGCGCGATCGAGGATCTCGACGTGATCTGGCGCCAGACCCCCAAGGTCACCGGACGCGGGCATTACTCGCATCGCATCGCCTTCAGCCCCGACGGCGAATACCTGTTCGTCTCCAGCGGCGAACGGCAGAAGCAGGACCCGGCGCAGGATACCTCCAACACGCTTGGCACGGTCGTGCGTCTCAATCTCGATGGCACGGCAGCGACGGGCAATCCGCTGGCGGACCGGGGCTCGCCCAGCGACCAGATCTGGAGCTGGGGCCATCGCAACCTGCTCGGCCTGCAATTCGACAGCGCAGGCCGGCTGTGGGACCTGGAACACGGCCCCGCGGGCGGCGACGAGCTCAATCTGGTCGAGCGCGGCAACAACTATGGCTGGCCCGTGCGCTCCAACGGCGACAACTACAACGGCTCGCCGATCCCGAACCACAGCGCGGACGACGGCTTCACCAAACCCGCGATCTACTGGACCCCGGTGATCGCGCCGGGCGATTTCCTGTTCTATTCAGGCGACATGTTCGCCGACTGGCAGGGCGATGCGCTGATCGCGAACCTGAAGGAACAGAACATCGTGCGCGTGCGCATGGACGGCACCAAGGCGACCGAGCCGGCACGCTACGATCTGGGCGCACGCCTGAGGGAGATCGTCGAGGGGCCCGATGGCGCGCTCTACGTGCTCGAGGATGGCGAGGACGCACGCCTGCGCAAGCTCACGCCTGCGAAGTAA
- a CDS encoding GNAT family N-acetyltransferase: MPMIVPIDAVPAALHEELLDAVFGDDRTTRTAYRIREGLQHLEGLSFAALDDEEFLAGTIELWPVSLTDPDGRQYPLLMVGPVAVAPSRQNEGYGRALMAAALGAIEGPATPENPALPQVLIGDPEYYDKWDFTAAPTAGWDTPGPVERHRLLVRCANPAVLPVRGMLGPWRRD, translated from the coding sequence ATGCCCATGATCGTACCCATCGACGCGGTTCCGGCCGCCCTGCACGAAGAACTGCTCGACGCGGTGTTCGGCGACGACCGGACCACGCGCACCGCCTATCGCATCCGCGAGGGATTGCAGCATCTGGAGGGGCTTAGCTTCGCCGCGCTCGACGATGAGGAGTTTCTTGCCGGGACGATCGAGCTATGGCCGGTCTCGCTGACCGATCCCGACGGGCGGCAATATCCGCTGCTGATGGTCGGCCCGGTAGCGGTCGCGCCCAGCCGACAGAACGAAGGCTATGGCCGCGCGCTGATGGCGGCCGCGCTGGGCGCGATCGAAGGTCCCGCTACGCCCGAAAACCCCGCGCTGCCGCAGGTGCTGATCGGCGACCCGGAATATTACGACAAGTGGGATTTCACCGCCGCGCCGACCGCCGGATGGGACACCCCCGGCCCGGTCGAACGCCACCGCCTGCTCGTGCGCTGCGCCAACCCCGCCGTGCTGCCGGTGCGCGGGATGCTGGGGCCGTGGCGGAGAGACTAG
- a CDS encoding DUF4253 domain-containing protein, with the protein MLGLARHSVAGAAAGGPQDEMLERMRAAFPYPIATVPGQRALAEWQKLSRRGGGWPIIIGGDEALERVLEQYSIEDRSVFPMPTNPDLPPFPAPRTPQEILTAAERIEVGAELQRLFDHEYGEDPFELEKGEWPKPHEIGSMGLSVDKDILTGAYLDKVHLCVLPTEDSADAAAYLRWGNWNACPPPEVHVAVHRKWHAEYGAQVVGMSGDVIGMRVTRRPASREKALALAQEQYLYCSDIVLQGTETLEPLAATLMQSDWWFFWWD; encoded by the coding sequence ATGCTCGGGCTTGCGCGCCATTCGGTCGCGGGCGCGGCTGCTGGCGGGCCGCAGGACGAGATGCTCGAACGCATGCGCGCGGCATTTCCGTATCCGATCGCCACGGTGCCGGGGCAAAGAGCTCTTGCGGAGTGGCAGAAGCTGTCGCGACGGGGCGGCGGCTGGCCGATCATTATAGGCGGCGACGAAGCGCTGGAGCGCGTCCTGGAGCAGTATAGCATAGAGGATCGGTCGGTCTTTCCCATGCCGACCAACCCCGACCTGCCGCCTTTCCCTGCGCCACGAACGCCACAGGAAATCCTGACGGCTGCGGAGCGGATCGAGGTCGGCGCGGAATTGCAGCGCCTGTTCGATCACGAATATGGCGAGGATCCGTTCGAACTGGAAAAGGGCGAGTGGCCCAAGCCGCACGAGATCGGATCGATGGGGCTGTCGGTCGACAAGGATATCCTGACGGGCGCGTATCTGGACAAGGTTCACCTCTGCGTTCTGCCAACCGAAGATTCGGCCGACGCGGCTGCCTATCTGCGCTGGGGTAACTGGAATGCCTGCCCGCCGCCGGAAGTGCATGTTGCCGTCCACCGCAAATGGCATGCGGAATACGGGGCGCAGGTCGTCGGAATGAGCGGCGATGTCATCGGAATGCGGGTGACCCGCAGGCCCGCCAGTCGCGAAAAGGCTCTGGCCCTGGCGCAGGAGCAATATCTGTATTGCAGCGATATTGTGCTTCAGGGCACCGAAACGCTTGAGCCGCTGGCGGCTACTCTGATGCAAAGCGACTGGTGGTTTTTCTGGTGGGATTGA
- a CDS encoding DUF1285 domain-containing protein — protein MPYEPPPHLASLTLAQIAEQVAARKLPPVEGWAPQQEGDSNMRIAADGTWFHEGSPINRQGMVRAFSGLLIRDEAGAHFLVTPFEKLSIEVEDAPFLATDMVARDEDGTPALAFRLNTDELVIAGPDHPIIARGDAETPALYIGVRRGLEARLNRSTYQQLAEHALANGDDWSVSSMGETFRLKP, from the coding sequence ATGCCCTACGAGCCCCCACCCCACCTCGCCTCGCTGACGCTGGCCCAGATCGCCGAGCAGGTGGCGGCGCGCAAGCTGCCGCCGGTCGAAGGCTGGGCGCCGCAGCAGGAGGGCGATTCGAACATGCGGATCGCAGCCGACGGCACCTGGTTCCACGAAGGATCACCGATCAACCGGCAGGGGATGGTCCGTGCCTTCTCCGGTCTGCTGATCCGCGACGAGGCGGGCGCGCATTTCCTTGTCACCCCGTTCGAGAAGCTCTCGATCGAGGTCGAGGATGCGCCCTTCCTCGCCACCGACATGGTTGCGCGCGACGAAGACGGCACCCCGGCGCTGGCCTTCCGGCTCAATACGGACGAGCTGGTGATCGCGGGGCCGGATCATCCGATCATCGCGCGCGGCGATGCGGAAACGCCAGCGCTCTACATCGGCGTGCGGCGCGGGCTTGAGGCACGGCTCAATCGCAGCACCTACCAGCAGCTCGCCGAACATGCCCTGGCAAATGGCGACGACTGGAGCGTTTCGAGCATGGGCGAGACGTTTCGCCTGAAGCCGTGA
- a CDS encoding CoA pyrophosphatase — protein MNAPDGKLVDRLRTIFDEGHGVELPDLLTDKQFAGRDPRPAAVLIPVTDRAEPGAILTQRPLDMRSHPGQVAFPGGKLDAGEDAVEAALREAHEELALDPSLVRVIGATDRYHTGTGFDVTPVLGVIPPDLPLVPNPGEVESWFEVPLSVLFDRSNYTENSAMWKGAERRYYEMHWEGYRIWGVTAAIIFNLSRRLDITESFGG, from the coding sequence GTGAACGCCCCCGACGGAAAACTGGTCGATCGCCTGCGGACGATCTTCGACGAGGGTCACGGGGTCGAACTGCCGGACCTGCTGACAGACAAGCAGTTCGCCGGACGCGATCCGCGCCCCGCCGCAGTGCTGATCCCCGTCACCGATCGCGCAGAACCGGGCGCGATCCTGACCCAGCGCCCGCTCGACATGCGCAGCCATCCCGGCCAGGTCGCCTTCCCCGGCGGCAAGCTGGACGCGGGCGAGGATGCGGTCGAGGCCGCGCTGCGCGAGGCGCATGAGGAACTCGCGCTCGACCCGTCGCTGGTGCGCGTGATCGGCGCGACCGACCGCTACCACACCGGGACCGGTTTCGACGTGACGCCCGTGCTCGGCGTGATCCCGCCCGACCTGCCGCTGGTGCCCAATCCGGGCGAGGTGGAAAGCTGGTTCGAGGTGCCGCTGTCGGTGCTGTTCGACCGGTCCAACTACACCGAGAACAGCGCGATGTGGAAAGGGGCGGAGCGCCGCTATTACGAGATGCACTGGGAAGGCTACCGGATCTGGGGCGTGACCGCGGCGATCATCTTCAACCTCTCGCGCCGGCTGGATATTACGGAGAGCTTCGGTGGCTGA
- a CDS encoding CCA tRNA nucleotidyltransferase, producing the protein MADHLPQAQWTQRADLAALVEAIGPGNIRWVGGAVRDTLLGAPVKDIDAATPLRPEQVVDACKAAGIRTVPTGIDHGTITVLTDGGPVEVTTLREDVSTDGRRATVAFANDWREDAARRDFTINALYVDPATLELFDYFGGLQDLEARRVRFIGDARQRIREDHLRILRYYRFQARFGAALDEEAEEACAELAPMLKGLSRERVAMELTAILALPDPAPTIARMHEHGVLPVILPEAGADQIAALEQLIATEAACETAPDPIVRLSALLPADGNTAETVAARLRLSRRHRDLLVCLAARETSDAEAPKALAYTHGSACAAGRLLLGGNDPRVIAGWDIPQLPLKGGEIVARGLSGAEVSKTLRAVEARWVAEEFPDRARVLALLDEVLQSRTSS; encoded by the coding sequence GTGGCTGATCACCTGCCACAGGCACAATGGACGCAGCGGGCCGATCTGGCCGCGCTGGTCGAGGCGATCGGGCCGGGCAATATCCGCTGGGTCGGCGGCGCGGTGCGCGACACACTGCTGGGCGCGCCGGTTAAGGACATCGACGCTGCGACCCCGCTCCGCCCCGAACAGGTGGTGGACGCGTGCAAGGCGGCAGGCATTCGCACCGTTCCCACGGGAATCGATCACGGCACGATCACCGTGCTGACCGATGGCGGCCCGGTCGAGGTGACCACTTTGCGAGAAGACGTCTCCACCGATGGCCGCCGCGCGACGGTGGCCTTCGCGAACGACTGGCGCGAGGATGCGGCGCGGCGCGACTTCACGATCAACGCGCTCTATGTCGATCCGGCGACGCTCGAACTGTTCGATTATTTCGGCGGGCTGCAAGATCTGGAGGCGCGGCGGGTGCGCTTCATCGGCGATGCGCGCCAGCGGATCCGTGAGGATCACCTGCGGATCCTGCGCTATTACCGCTTCCAGGCGCGCTTCGGGGCGGCGCTGGACGAGGAGGCCGAGGAAGCCTGCGCCGAGCTCGCGCCGATGCTCAAGGGCCTCAGTCGCGAACGCGTCGCGATGGAGCTGACCGCGATCCTCGCCCTGCCCGATCCCGCGCCGACGATCGCCCGGATGCACGAGCACGGCGTGCTGCCGGTCATCCTGCCCGAAGCGGGTGCGGACCAGATCGCCGCGCTCGAACAGCTGATCGCGACCGAAGCCGCCTGCGAGACTGCGCCCGACCCGATCGTGCGGCTATCCGCGCTATTGCCGGCAGACGGAAACACTGCCGAAACGGTCGCCGCGCGCCTGCGCCTCTCTCGCAGGCACCGCGACCTGCTGGTGTGCCTCGCCGCGCGCGAGACGAGCGATGCCGAGGCCCCCAAGGCGCTTGCCTATACGCATGGCAGCGCCTGCGCGGCGGGTCGCCTGCTGCTTGGCGGCAATGATCCGCGCGTGATTGCCGGGTGGGACATTCCGCAACTGCCGCTCAAAGGTGGCGAGATCGTTGCGCGCGGGCTGAGCGGGGCGGAGGTCTCCAAAACCCTGCGCGCGGTCGAGGCGCGATGGGTCGCTGAAGAATTTCCCGACCGCGCCCGGGTGCTCGCGCTGCTGGACGAGGTTTTGCAAAGCCGAACAAGCTCTTAA